Proteins encoded by one window of Luteimonas yindakuii:
- the rsmA gene encoding 16S rRNA (adenine(1518)-N(6)/adenine(1519)-N(6))-dimethyltransferase RsmA: MDTTDTGFGRAKKALGQHFLHERGIIDRIVHAIDPRPGQRIVEIGPGQGALTFPLLRAHGALTVIEFDRDLIAPLTAAAAPLGALEIVHRDVLKVDFGELAGSGGTLRLVGNLPYNISSPILFHALDHADAIVDMHFMLQKEVVDRMAAGPGSKVYGRLSVMLQAWCDVTPLFTVAPGAFRPPPKVDSAVVRLVPKARTQVPIDDPLRFAAVVRAAFGQRRKTLRNALGALLDADAIAAAGIDPGQRAEQLEVADFIALSKAPADA, from the coding sequence ATCGATACAACCGACACCGGCTTCGGCCGCGCCAAGAAGGCGCTTGGCCAGCACTTCCTGCACGAGCGCGGGATCATCGACCGCATCGTGCACGCGATCGACCCGCGTCCTGGCCAACGCATCGTCGAGATCGGCCCCGGCCAGGGCGCGCTGACCTTCCCGTTGCTGCGCGCACACGGCGCGCTGACGGTGATCGAGTTCGACCGCGACCTGATTGCACCACTCACTGCCGCGGCTGCACCCCTGGGCGCGCTGGAGATCGTGCACCGCGACGTGCTGAAGGTCGACTTCGGCGAACTCGCCGGCAGCGGCGGCACGCTGCGCCTGGTCGGCAACCTGCCCTACAACATCTCCTCGCCGATCCTGTTCCATGCACTCGACCACGCCGACGCCATCGTCGACATGCACTTCATGCTGCAGAAGGAAGTGGTCGACCGCATGGCCGCGGGCCCGGGCAGCAAGGTGTACGGCAGGCTGAGCGTGATGCTGCAGGCCTGGTGCGACGTGACACCGCTGTTCACCGTCGCGCCGGGCGCCTTCCGCCCGCCACCGAAGGTCGATTCGGCGGTGGTGCGGCTGGTGCCGAAGGCACGGACGCAGGTCCCCATCGACGATCCGCTGCGGTTCGCGGCGGTGGTTCGCGCGGCCTTCGGCCAGCGTCGCAAGACCCTGCGCAACGCACTGGGTGCGCTGCTCGACGCCGATGCGATCGCCGCTGCGGGCATCGACCCGGGGCAACGCGCCGAACAGCTCGAGGTCGCCGACTTCATCGCCCTGTCGAAGGCACCGGCCGACGCATAG
- the apaG gene encoding Co2+/Mg2+ efflux protein ApaG, translating into MDERPDYTLEIQIATRFLDEESEPDHDRYVFAYTIRIRNLGRRAAQLVSRHWIITDGNGKVDEVHGEGVVGEQPLIEPGEQFEYTSGAVLETAVGSMQGRYDMVGEDGTRFDAPIPPFTLSVPRTLH; encoded by the coding sequence ATGGACGAACGACCGGACTACACGCTGGAAATCCAGATCGCGACGCGTTTCCTCGACGAGGAATCCGAGCCGGACCACGACCGCTACGTGTTCGCCTACACCATCCGCATCCGCAACCTCGGCCGCCGTGCCGCACAGCTGGTGTCGCGCCACTGGATCATCACCGACGGCAACGGCAAGGTCGACGAAGTGCATGGCGAAGGCGTGGTCGGCGAGCAGCCGCTGATCGAGCCGGGCGAACAGTTCGAGTACACCTCCGGCGCGGTGCTGGAAACCGCGGTCGGCAGCATGCAGGGCCGGTACGACATGGTCGGCGAGGACGGCACGCGCTTCGACGCACCGATCCCGCCGTTCACGCTGTCCGTCCCGCGCACGTTGCACTAG
- a CDS encoding dihydrofolate reductase → MTRLSLVAALDRHRAIGRGNALPWHLPDDLRRFKALTLGKPVLMGRRTAESLGRTLPGRENLVLTRSGRAPFAGMRAIASLDDALALDVPELCVIGGGEIYAMTLPLADTLHLTHVDTEVEDADAFFPAWDASQWAAGPAEHHAADTRHAFAFAYVDYRRVR, encoded by the coding sequence ATGACGCGACTGAGCCTTGTCGCCGCACTCGATCGCCACCGTGCGATCGGCCGTGGCAACGCCCTGCCGTGGCACCTGCCCGATGACCTCAGGCGCTTCAAGGCGCTGACGCTCGGCAAACCGGTGCTGATGGGCCGCCGTACCGCGGAGTCACTGGGCCGGACGCTGCCCGGGCGCGAGAACCTGGTGCTGACACGCTCGGGGCGCGCGCCGTTTGCCGGCATGCGTGCCATCGCCTCGCTCGATGACGCACTGGCGCTCGACGTACCGGAGCTGTGCGTCATCGGCGGCGGCGAGATCTACGCGATGACGCTGCCGCTGGCGGACACCCTCCACCTCACCCACGTCGATACCGAGGTCGAGGACGCGGATGCGTTCTTCCCGGCCTGGGACGCATCGCAGTGGGCGGCGGGCCCCGCCGAACACCATGCGGCCGATACGCGGCATGCGTTCGCGTTCGCCTACGTCGACTACCGGCGCGTACGCTGA
- a CDS encoding thymidylate synthase produces MRAYLDLLRHVLEHGTEKSDRTGTGTRSVFGWQMRFDLNAGFPLVTTKKLHLRSIVHELLWFLKGETNIGYLRDNRVGIWDEWADADGELGPVYGKQWRRWDDGRGGEIDQIRWVVDEIRRNPDSRRLVVSAWNVADLPAMALQPCHALFQFYVVDGRLSCQLYQRSGDIFLGVPFNIASYALLTQMVAQVTGLGVGDFVHTLGDAHLYSNHYEQAREQLAREPRPLPTLQLNPQVTDLFAFDYDDIAIVGYEPHPAIKAPIAV; encoded by the coding sequence ATGCGCGCCTATCTCGATCTGCTCCGGCATGTGCTCGAGCACGGGACGGAGAAGTCCGATCGCACCGGGACCGGTACGCGCAGCGTGTTCGGCTGGCAGATGCGCTTCGACCTCAACGCGGGCTTCCCGCTGGTCACCACCAAGAAACTGCACCTGCGCTCGATCGTCCACGAGCTGCTGTGGTTCCTGAAGGGCGAGACCAATATCGGCTACCTGCGCGACAACAGGGTCGGCATCTGGGACGAATGGGCCGATGCCGATGGCGAGCTTGGTCCGGTCTACGGCAAGCAGTGGCGGCGCTGGGACGATGGCCGCGGTGGCGAGATCGACCAGATCCGCTGGGTGGTCGACGAGATCCGCCGCAACCCGGACTCGCGCCGGCTGGTGGTCAGCGCCTGGAACGTGGCCGACCTGCCGGCGATGGCGCTGCAGCCCTGCCACGCGCTGTTCCAGTTCTACGTGGTCGACGGCAGGCTCAGCTGCCAGCTGTACCAGCGCAGTGGGGACATCTTCCTCGGCGTGCCGTTCAACATCGCAAGCTATGCGCTGCTCACGCAGATGGTGGCGCAGGTGACCGGCCTGGGCGTGGGCGACTTCGTGCACACGCTCGGCGACGCGCATCTGTATTCGAACCATTACGAACAGGCGCGCGAGCAGCTCGCCCGCGAGCCGCGGCCGTTGCCGACCCTGCAGCTCAACCCGCAGGTGACCGACCTGTTCGCGTTCGACTACGACGACATCGCGATCGTCGGCTATGAACCGCATCCGGCGATCAAGGCGCCGATCGCGGTCTGA
- the lgt gene encoding prolipoprotein diacylglyceryl transferase, translating to MTILHQIDPVAFSLPAFELFGRQFHPQVHWYGLMYLVAFTSAWLLGRTRIRAGRLPGVDYNAFGDLLFYCMFGVILGGRVGYVLFYAFGDFLADPTMLLRPWEGGMSFHGGLLGVLLAAWLWARRQRLHFFDVMDFGAPLVPLGLGVGRIGNWIGGELWGRTTDGSWGVVFPKALPQPFWSMDLDSLRTLHASGALDVHARHPSQLYQAFLEGVVLFAIVWIYSMKPRRRYAVSGSFALGYGVFRFIVEFVREPDAQLGYLAFGWLTMGQVLSLPLIALGLFLFWKSRAAPVLEPQAAASGAR from the coding sequence ATGACGATCCTGCACCAGATCGATCCCGTCGCCTTCTCGCTGCCGGCATTCGAACTGTTCGGCCGCCAGTTCCATCCGCAGGTGCACTGGTACGGGCTGATGTACCTGGTCGCGTTCACGAGCGCCTGGTTGCTGGGCCGCACGCGCATCCGCGCCGGCCGGCTGCCCGGCGTGGACTACAACGCGTTCGGCGACCTGCTGTTCTACTGCATGTTCGGGGTCATCCTCGGCGGGCGCGTCGGCTACGTGCTGTTCTATGCCTTCGGCGACTTCCTCGCCGATCCGACGATGCTGCTGCGGCCCTGGGAAGGCGGGATGAGTTTCCACGGTGGCCTGCTCGGCGTATTGCTGGCCGCATGGCTGTGGGCGCGCCGGCAGCGGCTGCACTTCTTCGACGTGATGGATTTCGGTGCGCCGCTGGTGCCGCTCGGGCTGGGCGTGGGCCGCATCGGCAACTGGATCGGCGGCGAACTCTGGGGTCGTACCACCGACGGCAGCTGGGGCGTGGTGTTTCCCAAGGCATTGCCGCAGCCGTTCTGGAGCATGGATCTCGACTCGTTGCGCACGCTGCATGCCAGCGGTGCGCTCGACGTCCATGCGCGACATCCGTCGCAGCTCTACCAGGCCTTCCTCGAAGGCGTGGTGCTGTTCGCGATCGTCTGGATCTACTCGATGAAGCCGCGCCGTCGCTACGCGGTCTCCGGCAGTTTTGCGCTCGGCTACGGGGTGTTCCGCTTCATCGTCGAGTTCGTCCGCGAACCCGATGCACAGCTCGGATACCTTGCATTCGGTTGGCTGACCATGGGCCAGGTGCTGAGCCTGCCGTTGATCGCGCTTGGCCTGTTCCTGTTCTGGAAGTCGCGTGCGGCGCCGGTGCTGGAGCCACAAGCCGCGGCGTCGGGCGCGCGCTGA
- a CDS encoding TerC family protein, with the protein MMELLTDPQVWILLVTLSAIEIVLGIDNLVFISIAVGKLPLERREFARKFGIAVACITRVGLLLTLAWLARLTDPLFELFGRGVSVRDLILILGGLFLIVKGAMEIREQLKGDEHGDTSTAGAATASFGSVIAQIAVIDIVFSLDSVIAAVGMAGDYVPVMVAAILIAVAVMLLAAQPLGRFIDANPTVKMLALAFIVLIGVYLTLDGFGLHIPKGYIYGAMGFSAFVEILNLWAKRNTMRNQGEVLPPVDEPRHPMPR; encoded by the coding sequence ATGATGGAACTGTTGACCGACCCGCAGGTGTGGATCCTGCTGGTGACGCTGTCCGCGATCGAGATCGTGCTCGGCATCGACAACCTGGTGTTCATTTCGATCGCGGTGGGCAAGCTGCCGCTGGAGCGGCGCGAGTTCGCGCGCAAGTTCGGCATCGCGGTGGCGTGCATCACCCGCGTCGGCCTGCTGCTGACGCTGGCGTGGCTGGCGCGGCTGACCGATCCGCTGTTCGAACTGTTCGGCCGCGGCGTGTCGGTGCGCGACCTGATCCTGATCCTCGGCGGCCTGTTCCTCATCGTGAAGGGCGCGATGGAGATCCGCGAGCAGCTCAAGGGCGACGAGCATGGCGACACCAGCACCGCGGGCGCGGCTACGGCCTCGTTCGGCTCGGTGATCGCGCAGATCGCGGTGATCGATATCGTGTTCTCGCTGGATTCGGTGATCGCCGCGGTCGGCATGGCCGGTGACTACGTGCCGGTGATGGTGGCGGCGATCCTGATCGCAGTGGCGGTGATGCTGCTCGCCGCGCAGCCGCTGGGCCGCTTCATCGACGCCAATCCGACGGTCAAGATGCTGGCGCTGGCCTTCATCGTGCTGATCGGCGTGTACCTCACCCTGGACGGGTTCGGCCTGCACATTCCGAAGGGCTATATCTACGGCGCGATGGGCTTCTCCGCGTTCGTGGAGATCCTCAACCTGTGGGCCAAGCGCAACACGATGCGCAACCAGGGCGAGGTGCTGCCGCCGGTGGACGAGCCACGGCATCCGATGCCGCGTTGA
- a CDS encoding diacylglycerol kinase: MDGTGHWPRGPARMWKATLWSLQGLRAAWLHESSFRLEVCLLVVLAPLALWLGSNGIERALLLGSCLLVLTVELLNSAIEAVIERFGGEWHELAGRAKDMGSAAVFVAMLNVLLVWGLILLPRWL, encoded by the coding sequence ATGGACGGCACCGGACACTGGCCGCGCGGGCCGGCGAGGATGTGGAAGGCGACACTGTGGTCACTGCAGGGCCTGCGTGCGGCGTGGCTGCACGAGTCCTCGTTCCGGCTGGAGGTCTGCCTGCTGGTCGTGCTGGCGCCGCTGGCACTGTGGCTGGGCAGCAACGGTATCGAGCGTGCGCTGCTCCTGGGCAGCTGTCTGCTGGTCCTCACGGTGGAACTGCTCAACTCCGCGATCGAGGCGGTGATCGAGCGTTTCGGCGGCGAGTGGCATGAGCTGGCCGGGCGCGCAAAGGACATGGGATCGGCCGCGGTGTTCGTGGCGATGCTGAACGTACTGCTGGTGTGGGGGCTGATCCTGCTCCCGCGCTGGCTCTGA
- a CDS encoding SGNH/GDSL hydrolase family protein produces the protein MPLFPLRLFRTLLAAALLWAGVAIASVPSTDVPPLDPVSSPGWIEDMARFAAEDAARPPPQRPVVFTGSSSVRMWPDLERAFGDLPVLNRGFGGSQFRDAVHYADEITIRYRPGRVLIYSGDNDLMSGRSPAQVAADARRFAERVHRELPGTPVAFIAIKPSPLNAHLIDDQREANALIADWARRQPDIDYIDVFTPMLDAAGQPRGELFLDDGLHLNARGYALWRQVIGAYLGR, from the coding sequence ATGCCGCTGTTTCCGCTCCGCCTGTTCCGCACCCTGCTGGCTGCCGCGTTGCTGTGGGCCGGCGTCGCCATTGCCAGCGTGCCGTCCACCGATGTCCCGCCGCTGGATCCGGTGTCGTCGCCGGGGTGGATCGAGGACATGGCGCGCTTCGCCGCCGAGGATGCGGCACGTCCGCCACCGCAGCGGCCTGTCGTGTTCACCGGCAGCTCCTCGGTACGGATGTGGCCCGACCTGGAACGCGCGTTCGGCGACCTGCCGGTGCTCAACCGCGGCTTCGGCGGCTCGCAGTTCCGCGACGCCGTGCATTACGCCGACGAGATCACCATCCGTTACCGCCCCGGCCGCGTGCTGATCTACTCCGGTGACAACGATCTGATGTCTGGCCGCAGCCCAGCGCAGGTGGCGGCGGACGCACGCCGCTTCGCCGAACGCGTCCATCGCGAGCTGCCCGGTACGCCGGTGGCCTTTATCGCCATCAAACCGAGTCCGCTCAATGCACACCTGATCGACGACCAGCGCGAGGCGAACGCACTGATCGCCGACTGGGCCCGTCGCCAGCCCGACATCGACTACATCGACGTATTCACGCCGATGCTCGATGCCGCGGGCCAACCGCGTGGCGAACTGTTCCTCGATGACGGCCTGCACCTCAATGCCCGGGGCTATGCACTGTGGCGCCAGGTCATCGGTGCCTACCTGGGTCGATGA
- a CDS encoding C40 family peptidase yields MTAIGNHTIAWGDTLSQIAQRAGSTVDALMALNPDIRDANLIYAGASLRLGGADTDGGTATAVGTQRVSGREVAAQGGNAASIAQQFLGTHVGELKHSGQLPMQTWVPDNVNCANFVSACLQQAGVIDAGQGSASVDQLASNLKGDGWQTVSLQNARPGDVVLMQRDGQSHVVLFAGFENGQPRFIGSNNVNNDGTQSISWGGASGRYEIITPPR; encoded by the coding sequence ATGACCGCGATCGGAAACCACACCATTGCCTGGGGCGACACGCTGTCGCAGATCGCCCAGCGGGCCGGTTCCACCGTCGACGCGCTGATGGCGCTGAACCCGGATATCCGCGATGCGAACCTGATCTATGCGGGTGCCTCATTGCGATTGGGCGGGGCGGACACCGACGGCGGTACCGCCACGGCCGTCGGCACGCAACGCGTCTCCGGCCGGGAGGTGGCCGCACAGGGCGGCAACGCGGCATCGATCGCGCAGCAGTTCCTCGGCACCCATGTCGGCGAGCTCAAGCACAGCGGCCAGCTGCCCATGCAGACCTGGGTGCCGGACAACGTCAACTGCGCCAACTTCGTCTCCGCCTGCCTGCAGCAGGCCGGGGTGATCGACGCCGGCCAGGGCAGCGCCTCGGTGGACCAGCTTGCGAGCAACCTCAAGGGCGACGGCTGGCAGACGGTGTCGCTGCAGAACGCCCGCCCCGGCGACGTGGTGCTGATGCAGCGCGATGGGCAGTCGCACGTGGTGCTGTTCGCCGGCTTCGAGAACGGCCAGCCGCGCTTCATCGGCTCCAACAACGTCAACAATGACGGTACCCAGAGCATCAGCTGGGGCGGCGCGTCCGGGCGCTACGAGATCATCACGCCGCCACGTTGA
- a CDS encoding isoaspartyl peptidase/L-asparaginase family protein, translating to MRPFLLCCVLLLLPAHVALAQTQPTALVIHGGAGVIERDSMPAGTEREIRAALDAALDAGHAVLARGGSALDAAEASVRVLEESPRFNAGKGAVFNAEGRHELDASVMEGHTRRAGAVAAVSTVRSPVRLARRVMEQSPHVMLIGDGAERFADDHPDLERVPNAWFDTPQRREQLERAQANEAQRQAGHAVPAARDAYFGTVGAVALDRHGHIAAATSTGGMTNKRWGRVGDAPIIGAGTWADDRCGVSATGWGEFFIRNAVAHDICARVAYRGDSLADAAGHVIGEVIPAQGGDGGVIALDAQGNIALPFNTPGMYRGWIDADGRRGVAIFADE from the coding sequence ATGCGTCCTTTCCTGCTTTGCTGCGTGCTTCTTCTGCTGCCTGCGCACGTCGCGTTGGCGCAGACGCAACCGACCGCGCTGGTGATCCATGGTGGTGCCGGCGTCATCGAACGTGACTCGATGCCTGCCGGGACGGAACGCGAGATACGTGCAGCGCTCGATGCGGCGCTCGATGCCGGCCACGCCGTACTGGCACGCGGCGGCAGCGCGCTCGATGCGGCCGAGGCCAGCGTGCGGGTGCTGGAGGAATCGCCACGCTTCAACGCCGGCAAGGGCGCGGTATTCAATGCCGAAGGTCGCCATGAGCTCGATGCGTCGGTGATGGAAGGCCATACGCGTCGCGCCGGTGCGGTGGCTGCGGTGTCGACCGTGCGCAGCCCGGTGCGTCTCGCGCGCCGGGTGATGGAGCAGTCGCCGCACGTGATGCTGATCGGCGATGGCGCCGAGCGCTTCGCCGACGACCATCCGGATCTCGAGCGCGTCCCCAATGCATGGTTCGACACCCCTCAGCGGCGCGAGCAGCTCGAACGCGCGCAGGCCAACGAGGCGCAGCGACAGGCCGGCCACGCCGTCCCGGCTGCGCGCGACGCCTACTTCGGCACCGTGGGCGCGGTGGCGCTCGACCGCCATGGCCACATCGCCGCGGCCACTTCCACCGGCGGCATGACCAACAAGCGCTGGGGCCGCGTCGGTGATGCGCCGATCATCGGCGCGGGCACCTGGGCGGACGATCGCTGTGGCGTGTCGGCCACCGGCTGGGGCGAGTTCTTCATCCGCAACGCGGTCGCGCACGACATCTGTGCGCGCGTGGCCTACCGCGGCGACAGCCTGGCCGATGCGGCGGGCCACGTGATCGGCGAGGTCATCCCGGCACAGGGCGGCGATGGCGGGGTGATCGCGCTGGATGCGCAGGGCAACATCGCGCTGCCGTTCAATACCCCGGGCATGTACCGCGGCTGGATCGACGCCGACGGCCGCCGTGGCGTGGCGATCTTCGCCGACGAATGA
- a CDS encoding S8 family peptidase encodes MLKQRVLVLALSVALSGTALAAELRQAEQPVPGQYIVVFHEDGVRTRLADAREGGIDATAKAARVAEVENMVVEIAARHPVTVDAVYSHALQGMAVRADRRVIEKLLHDPRVAYIEEDGYVTLSATQNNATWGLDRVDQRDRPLNGTYVYTPTASNVRAYVIDSGIRTGHTQFGSRLLSGYSAISDGRGTNDCNGHGTHVAGTIGGSTWGVAKQVRLVPVRVFGCTGGSTNSTIIAGIDWVRANRVLPAVANMSLGGGASTATDNATNNLINSGVTVVVAAGNDNANACNYSPARVTNAVTVGSTTSTDARSSFSNFGSCVNIFAPGSSITSAWSTSTSASNTISGTSMASPHVAGAAALYLTNNPSASPATVRNWLYTNATTNRLTGIGSGSPNRLLYTR; translated from the coding sequence ATGCTCAAGCAACGCGTGCTCGTACTCGCACTATCCGTCGCACTGTCCGGCACCGCGCTCGCCGCGGAACTGCGCCAGGCCGAACAACCGGTTCCCGGCCAGTACATCGTCGTCTTTCACGAGGACGGCGTCCGCACCAGGCTCGCCGACGCGCGTGAGGGCGGGATCGACGCGACGGCCAAGGCCGCGCGCGTGGCGGAAGTGGAGAACATGGTCGTCGAGATCGCCGCCCGCCATCCGGTCACCGTCGACGCGGTGTATTCGCATGCGCTGCAGGGGATGGCGGTACGTGCCGACCGCCGGGTCATCGAGAAGCTGCTGCACGACCCGCGGGTGGCCTATATCGAGGAGGACGGCTACGTCACCCTGTCGGCCACGCAGAACAACGCCACCTGGGGCCTGGATCGCGTCGACCAGCGCGACCGTCCGTTGAACGGCACCTACGTCTACACGCCGACCGCGTCCAACGTGCGCGCCTACGTCATCGATTCCGGCATCCGCACCGGCCATACCCAGTTCGGCAGCCGGCTGCTGTCCGGCTACTCGGCGATCAGCGACGGCCGTGGCACCAACGACTGCAACGGCCACGGCACCCACGTCGCCGGCACCATCGGCGGCTCCACCTGGGGCGTGGCGAAGCAGGTACGGCTGGTCCCGGTGCGCGTGTTCGGCTGCACCGGCGGCAGCACCAATTCCACGATCATCGCCGGCATCGACTGGGTGCGCGCCAACCGGGTGCTGCCGGCAGTCGCCAACATGAGCCTGGGTGGCGGAGCCTCCACCGCCACCGACAACGCCACTAACAACCTGATCAACAGCGGCGTCACCGTGGTGGTCGCGGCCGGCAACGACAACGCCAACGCCTGCAACTACTCGCCGGCACGCGTCACCAACGCGGTGACGGTGGGCTCGACCACGTCCACCGACGCACGCTCGTCGTTCTCCAACTTCGGCAGCTGCGTGAACATCTTCGCGCCCGGCTCGTCGATCACCTCGGCGTGGTCGACCAGCACCTCGGCCTCCAACACCATCAGCGGCACGTCGATGGCCTCACCGCACGTCGCGGGGGCGGCGGCGCTGTACCTGACCAACAATCCGTCGGCGTCGCCTGCCACGGTGCGCAACTGGCTCTACACCAACGCGACCACCAACCGCCTGACCGGCATCGGCAGCGGCTCGCCGAACCGCTTGCTGTACACCCGCTAG
- a CDS encoding ABC transporter permease: MAEIVATRTATTRLMSLLLGAVATISLVVGGIGIMNIMLVSVTERIREIGLRMAVGAGPSDVRRQFLAEAMLISLIGGAIGIALGVVGALLVGRMGSLPVALNANVIGMAAGFSVATGLFFGYYPARKASQLDPIEALRQ; the protein is encoded by the coding sequence ATGGCCGAGATCGTCGCCACGCGCACCGCCACCACCCGCCTGATGTCGCTGTTGCTGGGCGCGGTGGCCACCATCTCGCTGGTGGTGGGAGGCATCGGCATCATGAACATCATGCTGGTGTCGGTGACCGAGCGGATCCGCGAGATCGGCCTGCGCATGGCGGTCGGCGCCGGCCCCTCGGACGTGCGGCGGCAGTTCCTCGCCGAGGCGATGCTGATCTCGCTGATCGGCGGTGCCATCGGCATCGCGCTGGGCGTGGTCGGCGCGTTGCTGGTCGGTCGCATGGGCTCGCTGCCGGTGGCGCTGAACGCCAACGTGATCGGCATGGCCGCGGGCTTCTCCGTCGCCACCGGGCTGTTCTTCGGTTACTACCCGGCGCGCAAGGCCTCGCAGCTCGATCCCATCGAAGCACTGCGGCAGTAA
- a CDS encoding ABC transporter ATP-binding protein, whose translation MTAAVPVIETRGLGKVYSAGTEAEVVALDNVDLRIAHGDFVAIMGPSGSGKSTLMNLIGCLDTPTAGQYLCDGIDVATLDAEALAELRRDKIGFVFQGFHLLPRMTALENVAMPMGYARVPPAERVERAQAALEAVGLGARSGHRPNELSGGQQQRVAIARALINQPPVLLADEPTGALDSKTGEEILALFKRLRDDGHTVVLITHDAEVAAHADRTFVMRDGELHEEVR comes from the coding sequence ATGACTGCAGCGGTCCCTGTGATCGAGACCCGCGGCCTGGGCAAGGTGTACTCGGCCGGTACCGAAGCGGAGGTGGTCGCGCTCGACAACGTCGACCTGCGCATCGCGCATGGCGATTTCGTCGCCATCATGGGGCCGTCGGGCTCCGGCAAGTCGACGCTGATGAACCTGATCGGTTGCCTGGATACGCCGACCGCCGGCCAATACCTCTGCGATGGCATCGACGTGGCCACGCTCGACGCCGAGGCGCTGGCCGAGCTGCGTCGCGACAAGATCGGCTTCGTGTTCCAGGGCTTCCACCTGCTGCCACGGATGACCGCGCTGGAGAACGTGGCAATGCCGATGGGCTATGCGCGCGTGCCGCCTGCGGAGCGCGTGGAGCGTGCGCAGGCGGCGCTGGAGGCGGTCGGTCTTGGCGCGCGCTCCGGGCATCGGCCCAATGAACTCTCGGGTGGCCAGCAGCAGCGCGTGGCGATCGCGCGCGCGCTGATCAACCAGCCGCCGGTGCTGCTCGCCGACGAGCCGACCGGCGCGCTGGATTCGAAGACCGGCGAGGAAATCCTGGCGCTGTTCAAGCGCCTGCGCGACGACGGCCACACCGTGGTGCTGATCACCCATGACGCCGAGGTCGCGGCGCACGCGGACCGCACCTTCGTCATGCGCGACGGCGAACTGCACGAGGAGGTGCGATGA